One region of Camelina sativa cultivar DH55 chromosome 6, Cs, whole genome shotgun sequence genomic DNA includes:
- the LOC109125227 gene encoding MATH domain and coiled-coil domain-containing protein At3g58440-like — MVKAYNIFLTLPHWTLEARSVSKMQEKFTWVFENLSSFQDEKYRHSPPFTAGGCNWRLCAYPGGAMKDGSYVDGLFVDLYYAPGSLFIGKGREVKYRITLVNVNPQYNKVIGEECFMDCKSLSRFVDFLALDQLRNKLEGFLVDDRLTIVAEVNVLPAIVVPLEPVKMVASLNSKEASVKGDSPCHQVAQETDNAASQEKLNNDDGTDDDYDVVASEESSDDDYDDDDDDASEESSDDDASQEDADDDASSPVVNDDGGGGISPLNQMNALGINTATGGGKETMDVNGFEVFSSQVESVSYIFKRHPDLAIYFRPKNQHIRRAYMDALLSLIEMMCQSPEKLSENDLSNAEDTLVDLTDAGFKVDWLETKLYEICKKKKMEQGSKARLETMEEQLQKLKEMFLDLESQLHKEKVEALAARAPLSFNDVVC, encoded by the exons ATGGTGAAAGCTTATAATATTTTCCTAACCCTACCACACTGGACTTTGGAAGCAC GTTCGGTTTCGAAGATGCAAGAGAAGTTCACTTGGGTTTTTGAAAATCTTTCATCCTTTCAAGATGAAAAGTACCGCCACTCTCCTCCCTTCACGGCCGGCGGTTGCAATTG GCGTCTTTGTGCTTATCCCGGAGGAGCTATGAAAGATGGTTCTTATGTTGACGGCTTGTTCGTGGATCTTTATTATGCGCCTGGATCTCTCTTTATAGGAAAGGGAAGAGAAGTGAAATATCGCATCACTCTTGTCAATGTTAACCCTCAATATAACAAAGTAATAG GAGAGGAATGCTTTATGGATTGCAAGAGTCTCAGCAGATTTGTAGACTTCTTGGCCCTTGACCAACTTCGTAATAAATTGGAAGGATTTTTGGTGGATGACAGGCTCACTATCGTCGCTGAAGTAAACGTTCTACCAGCCATTGTTGTACCATTAGAACCTGTGAAGATGGTTGCATCTCTGAATAGCAAAGAAGCTTCTGTCAAAGGCGACTCTCCTTGTCACCAAGTGGCGCAAGAAACTGATAATGCTGCATCTCAAGAGAAGTTAAATAATGATGACGGTAcggatgatgattatgatgttGTCGCATCCGAAGAGAGTTCAGATGATGattacgatgatgatgatgatgacgcaTCTGAAGAGAGTTCGGATGATGATGCATCCCAAGAGGATGCAGATGATGATGCTTCATCTCCTGTTGTTAATGATGATGGAGGTGGTGGCATTAGTCCTTTGAACCAAATGAATGCCTTGGGGATTAACACTGCCACAGGAGGAGGAAAGGAAACAATGGATGTCAATGGGTTTGAGGTTTTTTCTTCCCAG GTTGAATCGGTAAGCTATATCTTCAAAAGACACCCAGACTTAGCTATATACTTCCGTCCAAAGAACCAACATATCAGAAGAGCTTACATGGATGCACTCCTTAGCCTCATCGAGATGATGTGCCAGTCGCCTGAAAAACTCTCCGAGAATGATCTGAGCAATGCAGAGGACACACTAGTTGATCTGACTGATGCCGGCTTTAAGGTGGATTGGTTAGAGACAAAGCTGTATGAGAtctgtaaaaagaagaaaatggagcaGGGTAGTAAGGCCCGGCTAGAAACGATGGAGGAACAGTTGCAGAAgctgaaagagatgttcttggATCTTGAATCTCAGCTGCACAAGGAAAAGGTGGAGGCTTTGGCTGCCAGAGCTCCTCTCTCGTTCAACGATGTTGTTTGCTGA
- the LOC104792127 gene encoding putative uncharacterized protein YGR160W, with protein MEDWSDYYDFYDEGWDLDYHSSDGGDFDYVHDTYGEGISDYYSYEQDWDFNFTFAENLSDCYANEVDSEHDDTSEEDTIESYESEEDTTESYESEEDTSESYESEEDTRESYESEDQDTSESYESDEDSDHDDDAHADGLSDCYPYEEWGYEDTNDCYGYEEDSGHDDDCYSYENWDYDGNYSEDCYGYEEDWDHVE; from the coding sequence ATGGAGGACTGGAGTGATTACTATGATTTTTATGATGAGGGTTGGGATCTTGATTACCACAGCAGTGATGGCGGGGATTTCGATTATGTTCATGATACTTATGGAGAGGGCATAAGTGATTACTATTCATATGAACAAGATTgggattttaattttacttttgcAGAAAACCTGAGTGATTGCTATGCAAATGAAGTGGATTCAGAGCATGATGATACTTCTGAAGAGGACACAATTGAAAGCTATGAATCTGAAGAAGACACAACTGAAAGCTACGAATCTGAAGAGGACACAAGTGAAAGCTATGAATCTGAAGAGGACACACGTGAAAGCTACGAATCTGAAGATCAGGACACAAGTGAAAGCTACGAATCTGATGAGGATtctgatcatgatgatgatgctcaTGCAGACGGTTTAAGTGATTGCTATCCATATGAAGAGTGGGGTTATGAAGACACCAATGATTGCTATGGATATGAAGAGGATTCTGGTCATGATGATGATTGCTATTCTTATGAAAACTGGGATTATGACGGCAATTATTCAGAAGATTGCTACGGATATGAAGAGGATTGGGATCATGTTGAATAG